Proteins from one Anomalospiza imberbis isolate Cuckoo-Finch-1a 21T00152 unplaced genomic scaffold, ASM3175350v1 scaffold_43, whole genome shotgun sequence genomic window:
- the RACK1 gene encoding small ribosomal subunit protein RACK1 has translation MTEQMTLRGTLKGHNGWVTQIATTPQFPDMILSASRDKTIIMWKLTRDETNYGIPQRALRGHSHFVSDVVISSDGQFALSGSWDGTLRLWDLTTGTTTRRFVGHTKDVLSVAFSSDNRQIVSGSRDKTIKLWNTLGVCKYTVQDESHSEWVSCVRFSPNSSNPIIVSCGWDKLVKVWNLANCKLKTNHIGHTGYLNTVTVSPDGSLCASGGKDGQAMLWDLNEGKHLYTLDGGDVINALCFSPNRYWLCAATGPSIKIWDLEGKIIVDELKQEVISTSSKAEPPQCTSLAWSADGQTLFAGYTDNLVRVWQVTIGTR, from the exons atgACGGAGCAGATGACCCTGCGCGGCACCCTGAAGGGCCACAACGGCTGGGTGACCCAGATCGCCACCACGCCGCAGTTCCCGGACATGATCCTGTCGGCCTCGCGCG ACAAGACCATCATCATGTGGAAGCTGACCCGTGACGAGACCAACTACGGGATCCCGCAGCGGGCGCTGCGCGGCCACTCGCACTTCGTCAGCGACGTGGTCATCTCCTCGGACGGGCAGTTCGCGCTCTCGGGCTCCTGGGACGGCACCCTGCGCCTCTGGGACCTCACCAC GGGGACGACCACGCGGCGCTTCGTGGGCCACACCAAGGACGTGCTGAGCGTGGCCTTCTCCTCGGACAACCGGCAGATCGTGTCCGGCTCCCGGGACAAGACCATCAAGCTCTGGAACACGCTGGGGGTCTGCAAGTACACGGTGCAG GACGAGAGCCACTCGGAGTGGGTGTCGTGCGTGCGCTTCTCCCCCAACAGCAGCAACCCCATCATCGTGTCCTGCGGCTGGGACAAGCTGGTCAAG GTGTGGAACCTGGCCAACTGCAAGCTGAAGACGAACCACATCGGGCACACGGGGTACCTGAACACGGTCACCGTGTCCCCCGATGGCTCCCTCTGCGCCTCCGGAGGCAAG GACGGGCAGGCCATGCTGTGGGACCTCAACGAGGGCAAGCACCTGTACACGCTGGACGGTGGGGACGTCATCAACGCGCTGTGCTTCAGCCCCAACCGCTACTGGCTCTGCGCCGCCACCGGGCCCAGCATCAAGATCTGG GACCTGGAAGGGAAGATCATCGTGGACGAGCTGAAGCAGGAGGTGATCAGCACCAGCAGCAAAGCGGAGCCGCCCCAGTGCACGTCCTTGGCCTGGTCAGCCGATGGACAG ACTCTGTTCGCCGGCTACACGGACAACCTGGTGCGGGTGTGGCAGGTGACCATCGGCACCCGCTGA
- the LOC137466749 gene encoding bromodomain-containing protein 2-like, with protein MLQNVNPQSKILGEGNAGLMALATDSTPGKRIRKPSLLYEGFESPTMASVASLAAPQVNPPPPEVSNPKKPGRVTNQLQYLHKVVMKALWKHQFAWPFRQPVDAVKLGLPDYHKIIKQPMDMGTIKRRLENNYYWGAAECMQDFNTMFTNCYIYNKVRETLQKRPKTAQKQPKIRAKNPAGNGKKTPEKPRGNRRKRRENRQKSRENPPKNRQKSRENPAKNGQKSQENPPKNG; from the exons gattttgggcGAGGGCAATGCCGGCCTCATGGCTTTGGCCACGGACTCGACGCCGGGCAAGCGCATCCGCAAACCTTCCCTGCTCTACGAGGGCTTCGAGAGCCCCACCATGGCCTCGGTGGCCTCGCTGGCCGCGCCGCAGGTGAACCCCCCTCCTCCGGAGGTGTCCAACCCCAAGAAGCCCGGGCGCGTCACCAACCAGCTCCAGTACCTGCACAAGGTGGTGATGAAAGCCCTCTGGAAGCACCAGTTCGCTTGGCCCTTCCGCCAGCCCGTGGACGCCGTTAAGCTCGGCTTACCG GATTATCACAAGATCATCAAGCAGCCCATGGACATGGGCACCATCAAGAGGCGTTTGGAGAACAATTATTACTGGGGCGCGGCCGAGTGCATGCAGGACTTCAACACCATGTTCACCAACTGCTACATCTACAACAAGGTAAGAGAAACGCTCCAGAAACGCCCAAAAACGGCGCAGAAACAGCCGAAAATACGGGCAAAAAATCCCGCCGGAAACGGCAAAAAAACGCCCGAAAAACCACGCGGAAACCGGCGAAAACGCCGGGAAAATCGGCAAAAATCACgggaaaatccacccaaaaatagGCAAAAATCACGGGAGAATCCAGCCAAAAATGGCCAAAAATCGCAGGAGAATCCACCCAAAAATGGCTAA